A part of Helicobacter fennelliae genomic DNA contains:
- a CDS encoding amino acid ABC transporter permease gives MLDWNFIIEHIFFFKDAIILTFKISFFGIVLALIIGFVCALLISFKKIFFLSKIIEFYVEFARNTPLLIQLFFLYFALPKIGIKISPESCAIIGLAFLGGGYMCESFRLGLQSVGKAQIESALSIGLNPIGLIVYVVIPQALSVALPSIGANVIFLVKETSVVGILALADVLYVSKDIINVYGKTYEALFMLLLAYLVILLPLSILFSVLEKNMRKKL, from the coding sequence ATGTTAGATTGGAATTTTATCATTGAGCATATCTTTTTCTTTAAAGATGCCATAATCCTTACATTCAAAATTTCTTTTTTTGGCATTGTGCTTGCCCTTATCATTGGCTTTGTGTGCGCTTTGCTGATTTCGTTTAAAAAGATTTTTTTCCTTAGCAAGATTATAGAATTCTATGTCGAATTTGCACGAAATACACCACTTTTGATTCAGCTATTTTTCTTGTATTTTGCATTACCCAAAATCGGAATCAAAATTAGCCCCGAGTCTTGCGCGATTATCGGGCTTGCTTTTTTAGGTGGTGGATATATGTGCGAGTCTTTTCGCTTAGGGCTTCAAAGCGTAGGCAAAGCCCAGATAGAATCCGCCCTTAGTATTGGGCTAAATCCCATTGGGCTGATTGTTTATGTTGTGATCCCTCAAGCCTTAAGTGTCGCGCTTCCATCTATCGGTGCAAATGTGATATTTTTGGTCAAAGAAACTTCTGTGGTTGGAATCCTAGCACTTGCTGATGTGCTGTATGTAAGCAAAGACATCATCAATGTATATGGCAAAACATACGAAGCACTTTTTATGCTTTTGCTTGCTTATCTTGTGATCTTGCTGCCATTATCGATTCTCTTTAGTGTTTTAGAAAAAAATATGCGTAAAAAACTCTAA
- a CDS encoding DegT/DnrJ/EryC1/StrS family aminotransferase translates to MDFVDVKSQYNAYKTEINRAVLGVLDSGDFVLGQECVRFEQDLVAYTRAPFALTCSNGSTALLLALLALDIKPGDEVITSCFSFIAAAEMIAFIGAKPVFVDICEDSYMLDPTQLESKITNKTKAIIPVSLFGQIYDVARVNAIAKAHGLFVIEDSAQSFGAMYEGRRACTFGDIGITSFFPSKPLGACGDGGAIFCDDEGLFTKLKMLRNHGQDGKYNHRYIGLNARLDSLQCAILRVKLKHFDDELCARQNLAQRYIDAFECLEAQKGRDLILPKTLPNRTHTFAQFCLRSRQREQILSYLAKAHIPVAIHYPKPLHLQPSMQFLGYKKQDFPISYQVSQEIFSLPLSAFLTQSQQDRVIQAMYFALH, encoded by the coding sequence ATGGATTTTGTTGATGTAAAATCACAATACAACGCGTATAAAACAGAAATTAATAGGGCAGTTTTGGGGGTTTTAGATTCTGGCGATTTTGTGCTAGGGCAGGAGTGTGTACGATTTGAGCAAGATCTTGTCGCTTATACGCGCGCGCCATTTGCACTTACTTGCTCAAATGGTAGCACAGCATTATTGCTTGCGTTGCTTGCGCTTGACATTAAGCCCGGAGATGAGGTGATTACATCTTGTTTTTCATTTATTGCTGCTGCTGAAATGATCGCATTTATCGGAGCAAAGCCTGTTTTTGTGGATATTTGCGAGGATTCTTATATGCTTGATCCCACACAGCTAGAATCTAAAATCACAAACAAAACCAAAGCCATTATTCCTGTGAGTTTGTTTGGGCAGATATATGATGTCGCGCGTGTAAATGCGATCGCCAAGGCTCATGGGCTATTTGTGATAGAAGATAGCGCGCAAAGTTTTGGCGCGATGTATGAGGGCAGACGCGCTTGCACTTTTGGCGATATTGGCATTACAAGCTTTTTTCCGAGCAAGCCACTAGGCGCGTGCGGAGATGGAGGGGCGATTTTTTGTGATGATGAAGGACTATTTACAAAGCTAAAAATGCTACGCAATCACGGACAAGATGGCAAATACAATCACCGCTATATCGGGCTTAATGCGCGATTAGATTCTCTGCAATGTGCTATATTGCGTGTGAAATTAAAGCATTTTGATGATGAACTTTGTGCGCGCCAGAATCTAGCACAACGTTATATTGATGCGTTTGAGTGCTTAGAAGCGCAAAAAGGGCGCGATCTAATCCTGCCAAAAACATTGCCAAATCGCACGCATACTTTCGCGCAGTTTTGCCTAAGAAGCAGGCAAAGAGAGCAGATTCTCTCTTATCTTGCCAAAGCACATATCCCCGTTGCAATCCACTACCCAAAACCCCTTCATTTGCAGCCTTCAATGCAGTTTTTGGGTTATAAGAAACAAGATTTTCCTATATCTTATCAAGTGAGTCAAGAAATTTTTTCACTTCCATTGAGTGCGTTTTTGACCCAAAGCCAGCAAGATCGAGTAATCCAAGCGATGTATTTTGCACTTCATTGA
- a CDS encoding amino acid ABC transporter permease, with product MESIFTTINLIRFADGLFVTFYIAIISIMLSILFGSIVGLCMLSKFFPIRALCRFYLEFVRIVPILALLYVFYFGLPQALGLDINNHLVAIIVFVIWGSAEIGDLVRSSLNSIDKHQRESALSLGLSWLQTQLFIIFPQANKRLLPAFINLFTRMIKTTALVTFIGVVDVLQVGRQIIEANRAIDNAPFIIYGLLLLLYFAICYPLSRFSKKLENKWN from the coding sequence ATGGAATCTATTTTTACTACGATAAACCTTATCCGCTTTGCTGATGGGCTTTTTGTTACATTTTATATCGCGATTATCTCGATTATGCTTTCTATACTTTTTGGCTCAATTGTTGGGCTGTGTATGCTTTCAAAGTTTTTTCCCATTCGCGCGCTGTGTAGATTCTACCTTGAATTTGTCCGTATAGTGCCTATCCTTGCGCTACTTTATGTATTTTATTTTGGACTGCCACAAGCTCTAGGGCTTGATATTAATAATCACCTTGTAGCAATTATTGTTTTTGTAATTTGGGGTAGTGCAGAGATCGGCGATTTGGTGCGATCAAGTCTAAATTCTATTGATAAGCACCAAAGAGAATCTGCTCTAAGTTTGGGGCTAAGCTGGCTTCAAACCCAACTTTTTATTATTTTTCCGCAAGCCAATAAGCGACTTTTACCCGCGTTTATCAATCTTTTTACTCGAATGATTAAAACTACAGCACTTGTTACATTTATCGGGGTTGTTGATGTGCTGCAAGTCGGCAGGCAGATTATCGAGGCAAATCGCGCGATTGATAATGCGCCATTTATCATTTATGGCTTGCTGTTGTTATTGTATTTTGCGATTTGTTATCCGCTTTCAAGATTTTCTAAAAAGCTTGAAAATAAATGGAATTAA
- the pheA gene encoding prephenate dehydratase — MPKIDELDSLRAKIDHIDEQILELLNARLDIVVAIGATKLKTNGSIYRPEREKQIINRLSQLPSKHLNTQAIEAIYQEIFAISRNLELPEKVAYLGPIGSYTHQAAEERFGAMSEYLGINTISAIFNTLESKRAKYGVVPIENNTNGMVGECIDNLVQSHFKIVSEIILPIHHSFVSHCEHLHQIKRIYSKDIAFGQCDTFLMAHNLLSIEQIPTESTAKAAQLAAKDKESAAICSKIAAKLYHIPVMFDNIQNSNHNKTRFIVVSDFTNAPSGNDRTSIFATPNGFNEAGTLLGLLQDFKDANINLTKIDSRPIRSKSDFSYGFYIDFDGHIKDEAIAQIFAKRANQLKWLGSYPKTDV; from the coding sequence ATGCCAAAAATAGATGAATTAGATTCTTTGCGTGCAAAAATCGATCATATCGATGAGCAGATTTTAGAGCTTTTGAATGCAAGGCTTGATATTGTCGTAGCAATCGGCGCAACAAAGCTTAAGACAAATGGAAGTATCTATCGACCAGAGCGAGAAAAGCAAATCATAAATCGCTTAAGCCAACTCCCTTCAAAGCATCTCAACACTCAAGCCATAGAAGCCATATATCAAGAGATTTTTGCTATCTCTAGGAATCTTGAGCTTCCAGAAAAAGTCGCTTATCTTGGACCTATCGGAAGCTATACACACCAAGCAGCAGAGGAGCGATTTGGCGCGATGAGCGAATATTTGGGGATCAATACTATTAGTGCGATTTTTAATACCCTAGAATCTAAAAGGGCAAAGTATGGAGTTGTGCCAATTGAGAATAACACCAATGGTATGGTTGGCGAATGTATCGATAATCTCGTGCAATCGCACTTCAAAATCGTCTCAGAAATTATTTTGCCAATCCACCATAGCTTCGTCTCGCATTGCGAGCATTTGCACCAAATCAAGCGCATCTACTCAAAAGACATCGCATTTGGGCAGTGCGATACATTTTTGATGGCGCATAATCTCCTCTCTATCGAGCAAATTCCCACAGAATCTACCGCCAAAGCCGCACAACTTGCTGCCAAAGACAAAGAAAGTGCTGCTATTTGCTCCAAAATCGCTGCAAAGCTCTATCACATTCCTGTGATGTTTGATAATATACAAAACTCCAATCACAACAAAACGCGCTTCATCGTGGTGAGTGATTTTACAAACGCGCCAAGTGGTAATGATAGGACTTCGATTTTTGCTACACCAAATGGTTTCAATGAAGCAGGCACACTTTTGGGGTTATTGCAGGATTTTAAGGACGCAAATATCAACCTTACAAAAATAGATTCTCGTCCGATCCGCTCAAAGTCGGATTTTAGCTATGGATTTTATATTGATTTTGATGGGCATATCAAAGATGAGGCGATCGCACAGATTTTTGCCAAACGCGCCAATCAGCTTAAATGGCTCGGAAGCTACCCCAAAACAGACGTATAA
- a CDS encoding amino acid ABC transporter ATP-binding protein, whose protein sequence is MLKIQNLLKSYNQHIVLQDINLTIQKAEVVTLLGPSGCGKSTLLRCINGLEPTQGGAIYLESKRINEPKTNWSQVRQDIGMVFQNYELFPHLSVEENILLGPLKVQKRPKQEVKDQAYALLKRIGLESKALAYPKVLSGGQKQRVAIVRALCMNPKIMLFDEITASLDPEMVHEVLEVVLELADDGVTMMIVTHEMGFAKAVSDRIVFLDSGVIIEEDTPQNFFTNPKTKRAQNFLQTFDFKRKKSH, encoded by the coding sequence ATGCTTAAGATTCAAAACCTACTCAAATCCTATAATCAGCACATCGTGCTTCAAGATATTAATCTCACGATACAAAAAGCAGAAGTTGTTACATTGCTTGGACCAAGTGGCTGTGGCAAAAGCACGCTTTTGCGATGTATCAATGGACTAGAGCCGACACAAGGTGGCGCAATCTACCTAGAATCTAAGCGCATTAATGAGCCAAAAACAAATTGGAGTCAAGTGCGCCAAGACATTGGTATGGTGTTTCAAAACTATGAGCTTTTCCCTCATTTGAGTGTCGAGGAAAATATCCTCTTAGGACCGCTCAAAGTCCAAAAACGACCCAAACAAGAAGTCAAAGATCAAGCCTATGCACTCCTAAAGCGCATAGGATTAGAATCTAAAGCCCTTGCTTATCCAAAAGTTTTAAGCGGTGGGCAAAAGCAACGCGTGGCTATCGTGCGGGCATTGTGTATGAATCCAAAAATTATGCTTTTTGATGAGATCACCGCTTCACTTGATCCTGAAATGGTGCATGAAGTGCTTGAGGTTGTCCTAGAGCTTGCTGATGATGGGGTTACGATGATGATTGTAACACATGAAATGGGCTTTGCAAAAGCTGTGAGCGATCGGATTGTGTTTTTAGATTCTGGGGTGATTATCGAAGAAGATACGCCACAAAATTTTTTCACAAACCCCAAAACAAAGCGAGCGCAAAACTTTCTGCAAACCTTTGACTTCAAACGCAAAAAAAGTCATTAA
- the lysA gene encoding diaminopimelate decarboxylase, translating to MDFLGLAQKYGTPLYVYDMEKIKANFLDFKQAFAGRKSLICYALKANSNLSILSLLAQCGSGADCVSIYEVKRALLAGIPKYKIIFSGVGKKSSEIKEALELDILFINVESQAELMMIEQIASSLQKVARISIRVNPNIDAKTHPYISTGLSENKFGVDMDLAKQMYLYAYKSSTLEPIGIHFHIGSQLTDLSPISQSTQKIAELARSLVALGVDLRFFDVGGGVGICYENEQVIALYDYAQSILKALNGLDLTIICEPGRRIVGEAGYLLSSVLYEKSTPSKRFVIVDAGMNDLLRPALYGAYHTIQAHQAQNQTQQNKSTQDEPTQSATKADIVGPVCESADVFGKDIVLPPLRSGDILSFGNAGAYGYSMSSHYNARMRPAEVGVFVDGECECECLLKPRESFEDSVAEELKILHSHQATQNRDENTKNTKTKE from the coding sequence ATGGATTTTTTAGGGTTGGCTCAAAAATATGGAACGCCTCTTTATGTGTATGATATGGAGAAAATCAAGGCTAATTTTTTGGATTTTAAGCAGGCGTTTGCTGGGCGAAAATCCTTAATTTGCTATGCGTTGAAAGCAAATTCAAATTTGAGTATTTTATCTCTACTTGCGCAATGTGGCAGTGGAGCAGATTGCGTATCGATTTATGAAGTCAAGCGCGCACTACTTGCAGGAATCCCAAAATACAAAATCATATTCTCTGGTGTCGGCAAGAAGTCAAGCGAGATCAAAGAAGCCTTAGAGCTTGATATTTTATTTATCAATGTAGAATCTCAAGCTGAGCTTATGATGATAGAGCAAATCGCTTCTTCACTGCAAAAAGTAGCGCGTATTTCTATCCGCGTAAATCCAAACATTGATGCCAAAACCCACCCATACATTTCAACAGGACTAAGCGAAAATAAATTTGGTGTCGATATGGATCTCGCAAAGCAAATGTATCTGTATGCGTATAAATCAAGCACCCTAGAGCCCATAGGCATTCATTTTCATATCGGATCGCAGCTTACAGATCTCTCTCCAATCTCTCAAAGCACCCAAAAAATAGCCGAGCTTGCACGATCTCTTGTCGCTTTGGGTGTGGATTTGAGGTTTTTTGATGTCGGTGGTGGCGTTGGGATTTGCTATGAAAATGAGCAAGTGATCGCACTTTATGATTACGCGCAAAGTATTTTAAAAGCTTTAAACGGGCTAGATTTGACGATTATTTGTGAGCCCGGACGAAGGATTGTCGGTGAGGCAGGGTATTTGCTCTCAAGTGTGCTATATGAAAAATCAACCCCAAGCAAGCGATTTGTAATCGTTGATGCGGGAATGAATGATCTTTTGCGTCCAGCTTTGTATGGGGCATATCATACAATACAAGCGCATCAAGCACAGAATCAAACCCAACAAAATAAATCCACACAAGATGAGCCTACACAATCAGCCACAAAAGCAGATATTGTAGGACCTGTGTGTGAGAGTGCTGATGTGTTTGGCAAGGATATAGTCCTTCCGCCACTTAGAAGCGGAGATATTCTCTCATTTGGCAATGCTGGGGCGTATGGTTATAGTATGTCAAGCCATTATAACGCGCGAATGCGTCCAGCAGAAGTTGGGGTATTTGTAGATGGTGAGTGCGAGTGTGAATGTTTATTAAAGCCTAGAGAGAGTTTTGAGGATTCTGTCGCGGAGGAGCTAAAGATTTTACACTCTCATCAAGCTACACAAAATAGAGATGAAAACACAAAAAACACAAAAACTAAGGAATAA
- a CDS encoding DUF2156 domain-containing protein, translating into MEFLPLTLESKTTIDGFLRDENFLISDIVFGNLFIWKDAREITYALCHDTLIIKTTYPHKEPYFFYPIGKGDKIQALKEIALYAQSLQIPLCFESVQQCNIAGLKSVFGEIEITPAVEHFDYVYLVQELINLSGRKFHKKKNHLNQFLLNYPQWQYEKITQQNAKDIIEVATQWFENTPNPTQGLISEHIGIKNALKVYDKLNLSGGFVHIDGKIIAFSFGEQINNEMVVIHIEKATNEIPGAYQIINQQLLVNEFSHFVYVNREEDLGIEGLKRAKKSYNPVFMVEKFRTKIPYEIYTSKVKS; encoded by the coding sequence ATGGAGTTTTTGCCACTTACACTAGAATCTAAAACAACTATTGATGGATTTTTGCGTGATGAGAATTTTTTGATTTCAGATATTGTGTTTGGAAATCTTTTTATCTGGAAAGATGCGCGAGAAATTACTTATGCGCTGTGTCATGATACATTAATCATCAAAACAACCTACCCACACAAAGAGCCTTATTTTTTCTATCCGATAGGCAAAGGCGATAAAATCCAAGCCCTCAAAGAAATCGCGCTGTATGCTCAGAGCTTGCAGATTCCGCTTTGTTTTGAATCAGTGCAACAGTGCAATATCGCAGGGCTAAAGAGCGTATTTGGAGAGATTGAGATCACACCAGCAGTTGAGCATTTTGATTATGTGTATTTGGTGCAAGAGCTTATCAATCTAAGTGGCAGGAAATTTCACAAGAAAAAAAATCATCTCAATCAGTTTTTGCTAAACTACCCGCAATGGCAGTATGAAAAAATCACACAACAGAATGCAAAAGATATTATTGAAGTCGCAACGCAGTGGTTTGAGAATACCCCTAACCCAACGCAAGGGCTTATCTCTGAGCATATCGGGATAAAAAATGCCTTGAAAGTATATGACAAACTCAATCTATCGGGCGGATTTGTGCATATTGATGGCAAAATCATTGCATTTAGCTTTGGTGAGCAAATCAATAACGAAATGGTGGTGATCCATATCGAAAAAGCCACAAATGAGATTCCCGGAGCATATCAAATCATTAATCAGCAACTTCTTGTCAATGAATTTAGCCATTTTGTGTATGTCAATCGCGAGGAGGATTTGGGAATTGAGGGCTTAAAAAGGGCTAAGAAAAGCTATAATCCTGTCTTTATGGTCGAAAAATTCCGCACCAAAATTCCATACGAAATCTACACAAGCAAGGTCAAAAGCTAG